A segment of the Elaeis guineensis isolate ETL-2024a chromosome 6, EG11, whole genome shotgun sequence genome:
TGAGCTCCATTGGTCAATAAAGATGCAATATTAGATTTGAGTCATGGGACAAGgattaaaattctaatcaaaaatTATCACAAGCTTATTAAACCTGGGAAGTGTCTCATGTTCTCCctttacactcaaaaaaaaaaaaaaaaaaaaaaagaagcttatTAAAGCTGAATAGTTAAgtgtctatacacacacacacaacacacatacacgcacatacatacatacattcatgcatgcatgcatacacacacacacacacatgcatgcatacatacatgcatgcatgcatgcatgctatatacatacatatacatatacgtatatgtatatacatatatgtatatgtgtacacacacatatgtacatatataactTTCTCAAAaacaaatttatataattttagaaCAAACAAAAGATCACAAAATATTCACTTTGGAATCAGTAGTGGATTTATATCTAGATTTAGACCCCACTACTACTAATTATATTTGGCACCTACAACTCTCTTTGATTCAAATACAAGCCCCTCAGCTACTTCCAACAATCAAAACCACTCTCGGAAActcatagctttttttttttttttttgtggtcccTTGCTGTGAGACTCGGACCAGCCACTCTAAAgttatttttggatattttgcTTAGACCAATCTGTAACCTCTGATCTTGCTGGATGTATTGGTCTGATCCATCAGTTTTAGAGAATTTTCAGCCCAATCAAATTCAAACGTATCCTAAGTTGACTCAATCCATTGCAAGAATAATGAAGTCGGGCATCTGGACCTTTAAAGAACACCAATAGGACCCTAGCAGGCTCCGGCTTGATCCTAGGCCTGCGGGGGGAGACAAAGGAAATCTTTAGCAACAATATTAATTTGCCGCTGCCAAggaatttcaaaaagaaaagaatcagcACACCTAAAAGCAAACGGGGcagccgccccccccccccctcgcCACCTTTCCCATTTGATCTAGTCCCATAAAAGGGAGGAGCTCAAAAGAGAGGTTCCCACCTCCACCACCACCCGTCCGTCACCAAATCCATCATGATTACAACCATCATGAGCATCCGGGCCACAGTAGAAATCTTCACTTCCAAACCATCACCTTTCGCCTGCTGCTCCCCTTACTTCTTTCCTCCACacccttccttctcttcttttcacCACCTCCTCTTGCGTGCTCCTCCAGAACTCCCATCCTCTCCTCCCAAGTTTCCTCTTAttcccccctctccctctccctctataTCTCGGTCTTTCTTCTTCTAAAGAAGGAACTCTGATTCTCTCTTGTTATATAATCAGCAAATAAGAAAAAGTCTCTCCTTTTCAGTGCTCATAGGCTTCTTTCTCTTTAGAAAGACAAAACTCCACAAGAGTCTACAAACAAAGGAGTAGGTGAAAggaaccaagaagaagaagagaaggatttGGAGAGATGGGTGTGAGGGCCATCCAATGCCTCATCTTCCTTCTGGGTCTTCTCTTCTGCTCTGGTGAGTGCTACCACCTTTGTTTCTTATAGTTTTGGCGATCTTGGTAAGTCCGTAAGTGATGTGTTCACCTCTGGTAAGAGCTCTTGTGCAATCCACCATGGGGTTTGGAGCTTCAATTCAGCAAGAGGAAGTTGGAAAACTCCAAACATTAGATTTTTATGTGGGCCACGGCCAATTCATGGATTGGATTGTGGGTGGTTCCAATGGAGGGTCTTATTTTAGAGCGAAGGACAGAGGAGGGTGGAAGTGGAACACGAGTCCTACCAGATTATCTTTGTTGGATAAAATCATTAGGGTATACCAAACCTACCACAACAACCCGGATATGACCACCCGGTGAGGAAAGGAAAAATTTGGCCATACCTGCCCACGATATTAGACTTGCTTTTGTCCGTATTATGAGGAAAAACTTGGGCTTAGTGAGGATTCTGGGACATGGCCTTTCTCCTAGTTGTTCTAGATTCCGGTTCAGTTTATGTAAAATAGTCGTTATTTCCCCCCTAGTAAACATGGACACATGAAGATGAACaaagttttttcaaaattaaaatgaaaaaaaataaaagaaattgttATCTAAGTACTCTTTCTTTGTATTTTTGCCCCTCTTTTTCTATCCACCTCCGGTAGCCTATGCAGTCCACCATGCACAACCCTTGAATTATTAAAGAGTCCCACTTGAACTGACACTCTGTTCTGCCTTTTCAGCAATAATGAAATGCTCAGAGTTGATATACTTCATGTTGTTCTGGTCATGAGGGGTTTACATTAAGTATGCTATTCCTGATAATACCAGTTTTTTGTTTTCCAGGATCTTGGAGAACatattgattgattttattattttatttagtcaaaatcataaatttgttattaGGTCCAGACCTTAGAATCACTAGTTCATTTTGACATGAACGACACAATTAATCCCTTTTAGTCCCACCTTATTCCAAGTCATGGATTTCTTGCAAACATTTATATGATAATTATTACAGGATAATGCTTAAAATTTTCATTTTACCCTACCAATTCAACAGGAACGCTGGCTAAAGAATCAGAGGACGGCCAATCCTCATCTCCAACATCGCTCCTTCAGgcaattatcacaaaaaatacaCATATGTTGCAGAAACCTTTAGTTCCGAAGACCGAAAAGAAATCCATAAGAATGCTGCTTGCCGACACCAAGTTGGGATCCGCAGACACAATGCCTCAAATGGATGTTGTAACTCCAATAACAACTGTTCCAGTAATCAATCCATCAAACCCGACCATGACAACTCCTACATACAATCCTGTCCCAACTACTTCTGGTTCGATGACTCCGCCGATGACACCTGATACAAATCCATACTCAACTCCAACAATATCGTCTCCATCATCATCGGGTCAAAGTTGGTGTGTTGCAAGCCAAACTGCTTCACAGACTGCTTTGCAAGTTGCTTTGGACTATGCTTGTGGTTACGGAGGGGCAGATTGTTCACAAATTCAACCAGGTGGAAGCTGTTACAA
Coding sequences within it:
- the LOC140851007 gene encoding uncharacterized protein; protein product: MGVRAIQCLIFLLGLLFCSGTLAKESEDGQSSSPTSLLQAIITKNTHMLQKPLVPKTEKKSIRMLLADTKLGSADTMPQMDVVTPITTVPVINPSNPTMTTPTYNPVPTTSGSMTPPMTPDTNPYSTPTISSPSSSGQSWCVASQTASQTALQVALDYACGYGGADCSQIQPGGSCYNPDTVRDHASYAFNDYYQKNPIPTSCDFGGTAIITNTDPSTSTCHYPSTSTSSSVLNTTNPTGSDVYGSVPPSPSGTTSMSKSMALLFTVTCLPIFPITLNVYK